In one window of Deltaproteobacteria bacterium DNA:
- a CDS encoding sensor domain-containing diguanylate cyclase, with translation MTCLEICKALTSTFNMDQILFIIIKRLSELLRADNWTLFLLDSKKKELYFEVVVGLDKETLEDVRIKVGEGIAGTVARTGEPVLVPDVRLDDRFCNRVDNLTGFVTRSLICLPLKMQGSIIGVLEVVNPEDQTLFQPEFMPVLAILADYVAIAINNARNYKQIELLSITDDVTGYYNSRFLHQHLDWLLQSSKARTKQVSLVFLDIDNFKEVVDTHGHLLGSRVLKEVAKVIASKLDHEDKLVRYGGDEYVIVLPDQDKKAALDKVVAIRKSLAEMVFLQDKGLKIHLTASFGVANYPDDACDQRELLHIADNSMYRSKELGKNSITLA, from the coding sequence ATGACTTGTCTAGAGATCTGTAAAGCCCTGACTTCCACCTTCAATATGGACCAGATCCTCTTCATCATTATCAAGAGACTGAGTGAACTGTTGCGGGCAGACAACTGGACCCTTTTCCTGCTTGACTCGAAAAAGAAAGAACTCTACTTCGAAGTGGTGGTGGGACTGGACAAGGAAACACTCGAGGATGTCCGCATCAAGGTGGGTGAAGGAATCGCCGGCACTGTCGCCCGTACAGGCGAACCTGTCCTGGTTCCTGACGTCAGGCTGGACGACAGGTTCTGCAACCGAGTCGACAACCTCACTGGTTTCGTCACTCGTTCCTTGATCTGTCTGCCTCTGAAGATGCAGGGGTCGATTATCGGGGTCCTGGAAGTGGTAAACCCCGAAGATCAGACCCTGTTTCAGCCGGAGTTCATGCCTGTGCTGGCAATACTGGCCGACTACGTTGCCATTGCCATCAATAATGCGAGAAATTATAAACAGATCGAACTTCTCAGCATTACTGATGATGTTACCGGCTACTATAACAGCAGGTTCCTGCATCAGCACCTGGACTGGCTGCTGCAATCTTCCAAGGCCCGGACTAAACAAGTGTCATTAGTATTTCTCGATATCGACAATTTTAAGGAAGTAGTTGACACTCACGGTCACCTTCTTGGCAGCAGAGTCCTGAAAGAAGTGGCCAAGGTAATAGCCAGCAAACTCGACCATGAAGACAAGCTTGTACGCTATGGCGGGGACGAATACGTGATAGTGCTGCCAGATCAAGACAAGAAAGCAGCTCTCGACAAGGTGGTGGCTATCCGTAAATCACTGGCAGAAATGGTGTTCTTGCAGGACAAAGGTCTGAAAATTCACCTGACAGCAAGCTTTGGGGTGGCCAACTACCCGGACGACGCTTGCGATCAGCGAGAACTGCTCCATATCGCCGACAACTCCATGTATCGCAGCAAGGAACTGGGAAAGAACTCCATCACCCTCGCCTGA
- a CDS encoding methionyl-tRNA formyltransferase: MRIIVIGQAAFGAKVFERLLEKGEQVVAVYCPVDRPGGRLDPLKEAALSRGVAVVQPRTYRDDQVFQEYAEFEPELTILAFVTDIISARYFELPKQGAICYHPSILPRHRGASAINWAVIMGDTRTGLTIFWPDGGIDTGPILLQKEIEIGPDDTTGSLYFQHLFPMGIEAILEAVDLIKEGKAPRIPQKEEEATYEPPCDDKVAGIDWAKPAATVYNLIRGCDPQPGAYGFWQGEKVRFYGASMSSAQTEAAPGTILEVDAAGLHIALDGAKLHVAKVRPAKGGKMAASEFAEQQGLKTGDRFDSAS, encoded by the coding sequence ATGCGGATAATTGTTATAGGCCAGGCAGCATTCGGAGCCAAGGTGTTCGAGAGATTATTGGAGAAAGGTGAACAGGTGGTTGCAGTTTACTGTCCAGTAGACAGGCCAGGCGGTCGCCTAGATCCTCTCAAAGAGGCGGCTCTGTCCAGGGGAGTTGCAGTGGTGCAGCCGCGGACCTATCGGGATGACCAGGTTTTTCAGGAGTACGCTGAGTTTGAGCCGGAATTGACCATCCTAGCCTTTGTGACAGACATAATCTCGGCACGCTATTTTGAGTTGCCCAAACAGGGAGCCATTTGCTACCATCCGTCGATTCTTCCTCGGCACAGAGGGGCTAGTGCCATCAATTGGGCCGTCATTATGGGTGATACCAGGACCGGCCTAACGATTTTCTGGCCGGATGGCGGCATCGACACAGGCCCCATTCTACTGCAAAAGGAAATAGAGATCGGCCCAGATGACACCACAGGTTCTCTCTATTTCCAACATCTTTTCCCGATGGGGATCGAGGCGATACTGGAGGCCGTTGACCTGATCAAGGAGGGCAAAGCACCGCGCATCCCTCAGAAGGAAGAGGAGGCAACTTATGAGCCTCCCTGTGACGACAAGGTCGCGGGCATAGACTGGGCCAAGCCTGCGGCGACTGTCTACAATCTCATACGCGGTTGTGATCCGCAGCCAGGGGCCTATGGTTTCTGGCAGGGTGAAAAGGTCCGCTTCTATGGCGCCAGCATGTCTTCTGCACAAACAGAAGCGGCTCCTGGAACCATCCTCGAGGTGGATGCTGCGGGCCTGCACATTGCACTGGATGGGGCGAAGTTGCATGTTGCCAAGGTGCGACCTGCAAAGGGCGGCAAGATGGCCGCCTCGGAGTTTGCCGAGCAGCAGGGACTGAAGACAGGAGACAGGTTTGACAGTGCGTCCTGA
- a CDS encoding HD domain-containing protein, whose protein sequence is MKDNLKAIVNYFFELGMLKKTPRSGFQFLGSGRESVAEHVFRTALIGLTLGRLAKDVDAFRLLRMCLFHDLPESRTGDLNYVNKQYVQVREAKAVRDLANTLPFGDEIELLLQEFNEGKSREAMLARDADQLDLILELKEHQDLGNRYAEKWIEHACRRLKTDLARKIATQIIETDSTSWWFEGRDHWWTAE, encoded by the coding sequence ATGAAAGATAATCTCAAAGCAATTGTCAATTACTTCTTTGAGCTGGGCATGCTCAAGAAAACACCGCGGAGCGGTTTTCAATTCCTCGGCTCCGGCAGGGAGTCTGTGGCCGAGCATGTGTTTAGAACTGCCTTGATCGGTCTTACTCTGGGCAGGCTGGCCAAGGATGTCGATGCCTTTCGGCTGTTGCGGATGTGTCTGTTTCACGATCTTCCCGAGTCCCGCACCGGCGACTTGAACTACGTCAATAAACAGTATGTGCAGGTGAGGGAAGCTAAAGCTGTCCGAGATCTTGCCAACACCCTGCCTTTTGGTGACGAAATAGAGCTGCTGTTACAGGAATTCAATGAGGGCAAGAGTCGTGAGGCGATGTTGGCGCGCGATGCAGACCAGCTCGATCTTATCTTGGAGCTCAAGGAGCATCAGGATCTGGGCAATCGCTATGCTGAAAAATGGATCGAGCACGCCTGCCGCCGGTTGAAGACGGATCTTGCTCGCAAGATAGCTACTCAGATCATTGAAACCGATTCCACCTCCTGGTGGTTCGAGGGTAGGGATCACTGGTGGACCGCAGAATGA
- a CDS encoding PqqD family protein — MKLFRRKKAEVFPGSEDFSRSRALECRPVKNQMVTESVDSKGFAMLNYPLALKPWLLALAVRTGLRARDSLVRKLQLDEMGTLTWKLVDGNRTVADIIEILSRKYHLNRREAEIAVSSFLRELGKRGLIGFQSSEPLHDGKEEGGS; from the coding sequence ATGAAGTTATTTAGAAGAAAAAAAGCAGAAGTCTTTCCAGGCAGTGAAGATTTCAGCCGCTCTCGAGCTCTTGAATGTCGACCGGTCAAGAACCAGATGGTGACCGAGAGTGTGGACAGCAAAGGCTTTGCGATGCTGAATTATCCACTTGCTTTGAAACCCTGGCTGCTGGCTTTGGCCGTTCGCACTGGTTTGAGAGCACGAGACTCACTTGTCAGAAAACTGCAGCTGGACGAGATGGGGACTCTCACCTGGAAACTTGTTGATGGCAATCGCACTGTTGCAGACATCATAGAAATTCTGTCGCGCAAATATCATTTGAATCGTCGTGAAGCAGAGATTGCTGTAAGTAGCTTTCTCAGGGAACTCGGCAAAAGGGGTCTGATTGGTTTTCAATCGTCGGAGCCTTTGCATGATGGCAAGGAGGAGGGTGGAAGTTAG
- a CDS encoding P1 family peptidase — MESSVNLQHYNSITGLLIGQVTDKDHCTGCTVVLAEAGAVAGVDVRGGAPGTHGTDALRPENLVDRVHAVVLTGGSAYGLASVRGVMEYLRERNCGFVTGYGIVPIVVGAVVFDLALNRHRVLPDASMGYRACEQAVDNRVAQGNAGAGTGSTVGKLFGIERAMKGGQGFSSFENSRGLQIWTLAVVNAFGDVRSRANGQLLAGARSPDGQGFADAGKCLRELEVLRGFAAGNTVLGVVATNARFDKAGATRIAQMAQAGISRVVVPAHTLYDGDTVFALCTGEYTGVEVSVVGALAADLMAEAVINGVIHAQSIGGLPAHRDFQVKGV; from the coding sequence ATGGAATCTTCGGTGAATTTGCAGCACTATAACAGCATAACAGGGCTACTGATCGGCCAGGTTACTGACAAGGATCACTGCACCGGTTGCACCGTAGTACTGGCTGAGGCTGGGGCTGTTGCGGGAGTGGATGTGCGCGGCGGTGCACCTGGTACGCACGGCACCGATGCCCTGCGGCCTGAAAACCTGGTGGATCGGGTGCACGCAGTGGTGCTGACCGGGGGCAGTGCTTATGGCCTTGCCTCGGTCAGGGGTGTGATGGAGTACTTGCGGGAAAGAAACTGCGGATTTGTAACCGGATATGGCATTGTGCCCATCGTGGTTGGTGCTGTGGTGTTTGATCTGGCCCTGAACAGACATAGGGTCCTCCCAGACGCCAGCATGGGCTACAGAGCGTGTGAGCAAGCTGTAGACAACAGAGTTGCTCAGGGAAATGCTGGGGCCGGCACCGGGAGCACTGTGGGAAAACTTTTCGGCATCGAGCGGGCCATGAAGGGGGGGCAGGGCTTCTCCTCATTTGAAAATAGCAGAGGGCTGCAGATCTGGACGCTTGCTGTGGTCAATGCCTTTGGCGACGTCCGCTCCCGAGCAAACGGCCAGTTGCTCGCCGGAGCTCGTTCTCCAGACGGACAAGGTTTTGCCGACGCCGGCAAATGTTTGCGCGAACTCGAAGTACTTCGGGGCTTTGCAGCGGGCAATACAGTCTTGGGCGTGGTGGCCACCAATGCGAGATTCGACAAGGCCGGGGCGACCAGGATAGCCCAGATGGCCCAGGCAGGCATATCTCGTGTGGTGGTGCCTGCCCACACTCTCTACGATGGCGATACCGTGTTCGCTCTCTGTACTGGGGAATACACGGGTGTGGAGGTGAGTGTTGTGGGGGCGCTGGCTGCTGACCTTATGGCCGAGGCAGTAATCAATGGAGTTATTCATGCTCAGAGCATCGGCGGCCTGCCTGCTCACAGAGATTTCCAGGTGAAGGGAGTTTGA
- a CDS encoding HD domain-containing protein: MQEIYHRLMTESRRIASRYKVPEFYARFRPTRAISRRTFFQHPILKHCRELVRPFLLDNFGHGLQHATKVSLDAGTILLLEGEKYFTVQQELERALVLVQLAGLLHDIRRGQESHAEAGAQAARDLLRDFPLKPSEVNCVAEAIINHEAFADRQVCESLAGQLLGDALYDADKFRWGPDNFTHTVWYMADYRDIEVVDLVEKFPWGVSGILRIRDSFRTNIGRQYGPEIIDLGVRIGREIYQYLQKYVEELKD; this comes from the coding sequence ATGCAAGAGATCTATCATCGCTTGATGACAGAATCCCGGCGCATTGCCTCGCGCTATAAGGTGCCGGAATTCTATGCCCGTTTCAGACCTACACGTGCCATATCCCGCCGCACCTTTTTCCAGCATCCCATCTTGAAGCACTGCCGTGAACTGGTGCGCCCTTTCTTGCTGGATAATTTCGGTCACGGGCTGCAGCACGCCACAAAGGTGAGCCTGGATGCCGGGACCATTTTGTTGCTGGAGGGGGAAAAATATTTTACTGTGCAGCAAGAGTTGGAGCGGGCCCTCGTGCTCGTTCAGCTTGCAGGCCTGCTGCACGACATAAGACGGGGCCAGGAGAGTCATGCCGAGGCTGGTGCCCAGGCTGCCAGAGATCTCTTGCGAGACTTTCCATTGAAGCCTTCTGAAGTGAACTGTGTGGCCGAGGCCATTATCAACCATGAAGCCTTTGCTGACAGGCAGGTCTGTGAGAGTCTGGCCGGGCAGCTGTTGGGCGACGCCCTTTATGACGCTGACAAGTTTCGCTGGGGTCCGGATAATTTCACTCACACGGTGTGGTATATGGCTGATTATCGCGATATTGAAGTAGTAGATCTCGTGGAAAAGTTTCCCTGGGGAGTAAGCGGCATCTTGCGGATTCGTGACAGTTTCAGGACCAATATCGGTCGGCAGTACGGTCCTGAAATAATTGATCTGGGAGTGCGCATCGGCAGGGAGATCTATCAATACTTGCAGAAATACGTAGAAGAGCTCAAAGATTGA